The stretch of DNA TTTGGTTGAATTGAGGGAATTTCTAAAATGGGTTCTTGTTGTTCTTCTGGTAATTCCAAGGGGGTATTAGGATAAAACGGAGATTGAGGATCCCGAATTTGAGCGTGTACTTCGCTATAATTTAAGGAAATAGGTATCAGTATGATAAATATTACAGTTTTTTCCATTTATTAAAATTAATTTTAAAATAACTATAATCAAAATCTATGATACAGTCAACTTAAGTCGATTAATTATAATAAAGTAATCTTATTTGTAACTTTAATTTGCAATATCGCAGTAACTATATAAGCAAAAAAACTTAATAGTTGATAAGAGGAGAAATGTCCTGGAAAACTCAGAGTTAGAATACAATTGGACAGAAGCCAAGCATACAGTTGATCAACTTGTGCGTCAAAGTACAGGTAAACATCTAAGTGACATTGAAATGATGGTTCTCTATTTAGCCTGGGAGGGAAAAACCTATGAAGAAATCGCACAACAGACTGGTTATACGGTTGATTATATCAATAAAGATGTAGGAAATAAGTTATGGCGTAAACTATCGGAAATATTAGGGGAAAAGGTAAGCAAGAAGAATATTCGAGAGCCTTTGCAGAGAGCATTCAAAACTGAAGATATTGCTGCGACGTTTTCCCTATCTCGACGGGAGTTTCCTTTTCCAGAAGGAGCAGTACCACCCGATTCTTGTTTTTATGCGGAGCGAAAAGCGATCGAGTCTCTGTGCGATGAAGCAGTTATTAAACCAGGCTCTCTAATCCGCATCAAAGCCCCTCGTCTCATGGGCAAAACTTCCTTAATAACTCGCATTTTGGCCCGGTGTTCTTCTCAGGATTACAAGGTTGTTTATTTAGATCTCGGCAGCGTCGACAGACATATTGTAGCCAGTTTAGAGAAACTTTTGCGCTGGCTCTGTTTAATGGTGGGTCGACAGTTAAACTTAGAAAATCGACTTGGAAATTATTGGGATACAGAAATATTGGGTAGCAATGATAATTGTACCGTCTATTTCGAAGAGTATTTATTACCAGGGATTGATTGTCCTCTAGTCTTGGGGTTAGACCAGGTGGATCGGATTTTTCCCCACGCGGGAGTGATTGAAGATTTCCTGGGAATGCTGCGAAGTTGGCACGAAAAGGGAAAGGTTTCTTCTCTCTGGAAGCAGTTACGCTTGGTAATAGCACACTCAACGGAATGTTATGTTTCTTTGGATATCAATCAATCGCCTTTTAATGCCGGAGTTCCTGTAGAGTTGCTGGAATTTGAAGCCAAGCAGGTAAAAGATTTAGCTATGCTTCATGGGCTAAACTGGAGCGATTCTGAGGTAGAGGAATTGATGGATATGGTGGGGGGACATCCCTATTTGGTACGCTTGGCTTTGTATGAAGTCGCTGCTGGGAAAATGACCTTACAACAGCAACTCCTTGAGGCTTCTACTGAAGCGGGAATTTATAGCGATCATCTACGACGACAACTAGATATTTTACACCATGCACCAGAACTAGCTGCGGCATTAGAGAAGGTCGTTACCTCTTCAGAGCATGTAGAACTAGATTCAATGCAGATTTATAAACTTTACAGCATGGGTTTAGTCAAGCGAAAGGGAAATTTAGTCATATCTCGCTGTCGTCTGTATCGCGATTATTTTTATCGTGTGCTTTAGGGCTGAGTAATATGATATACTTTTTAAAAATACTTGTTGCCATTTTATCATAGCTTTTCTCCTCGAGCGATTAGGTCTTTAAAATTGTAGTTGACGCTATGAGCCCCAAAATCCGGCTCTCGCAGGAAGGGACGACGCACATAATAGATAGAATGAGTATCATCTTTGTGGAATTCAACGATCGCCAAAATAAAATCCTCTGGTTTATTGAGTGAATAGAGAATCTCATTACGCGTAACTGTAATGATCTCAGCTCCTGATACGCGCCCCTTAACTTCGATAAAGCGCAGTTTTCCCGTACCTGGTACCCTGCTTTCAATATCATACCCCAGCCTTTCGTTTTCCCGGTCGGTGGGCTCATACCCCAGTCTGCGCTCAATTTCCATAACTATAGACCTCGCTCGTGCGGCGGATTCCTGAGTCTCAAATGAATCGCTATAAAAGGGTTTACCCATCATTCGCGCCAATAGAGATATCGGGACTACTAACATACCACCAATAACTACCGGTGGCAGAGAGGAAATCTGGCGTTCTAATCGCAACTCATCCATGCGCTTCTCTAGACGTACATGCATTGCATCGGCTCGTTTACGGGCTTCTCCAGAGTTGAGACGAGCGTTAACTTTTCCCGCTTGTTCTTGTAATTTGAGCTCCTCAGCGCGATGATCCCAGTAAGTAATTTCCTTAGTAAGACGGTCTTTTACTGCAGCTTCGGTTTTAGCGATGAATTGTAACTTACGCGATCGCACTTCCCGAATATGTTCAGATACCACAGTCGCGATCGCATAGTTCTGGGCTTTTTGCTCCAAATCCCCAGCGATCCAGGAACACTCTGGTTGACTCAGAATATCCTCCACACTCGGCTCATCTTCTGTTAGAGGGCGATAATCGAGATAGGGAGCATAGTGTAGATGTCGGGGTTTATCGGTTCCATCGAGTTCAACATAGAGCATCCGTTTAGATATAATGCGTCGCTCTCCTGATGAGGTAAAGTTAGCGTCTTGAACCGAATGCTCGAGATAAAAAAGCATACGCGGTTGAAAACCCAGATCTTGCTCATCCACTAAAATAGTACCTCGGCGCAGCAAATCCCGATTAGGTTCCAAAGTAAGAGCGATCGTCGCCTCGAGCAAGGGATGACCAGGATACACAAAAGCCGCCAAAGGCTGTCCCTGAATCGCTACTAGGGACTTCTCAAAGGAGATACGTTGATAACGCGATTGTACTGGGTCACTAACTGAGCGTGTCCGAGAGTTTCCACGAATCGATGAGGGTACATGAGTGACTTCATAACATCTGGCTTCACGTTGCTTTACCACACCCCCCAAACCCTGAAAAGCTTCCAAAAAAAATGACTCTATATAGTATGGCTGTAATTTTCGTGCTTCGGCACGTTCCATCTCTTCGCGAATCTGATAAACGCGACTCGCATCCATCGCATCATGAGCTAGAGCGCACTCTTCAACCAGCTCTTGCAGTTGTTCTCGGTCAAAGGCATTTTCTACCACCTGGAACAATCTGGAACGCACTTCTGGCTGTTCGCCGTATCGAATCGCTTCAATCAATAGCTCTCGCAGAGGTTTACCATCGAACTGGATTTTACCCAGAACATCAAAAACCTGACCCCCTAGAGCTTTTCGAGCATCATCGAGCTTCTCTAGTAAAGTCAAGTATACGTCTCCTTCTCTGGTTTCAGAAGCCACGAGATTCCACAGGTGACAGACTTCCGTTTGTCCGATACGGTGAATCCTCCCAAAACGCTGCTCCAATCGATTGGGATTCCAGGGTAAATCATAGTTCACCATCAGATGCGATCGCTGTAAATTGATTCCCTCTCCTGCTGCGTCTGTGGCTAGAAGTATCTTGACCTCTGGATCGTATTTAAATGCTTCTTGAGATTTGAGGCGATCTTCGCGTCTCATAGCGCCATGAATATGGACAACCGCTGTTTTGGTACCTAAAAGAGTGGTAATGCGCCGTTCCAGATAGTTTAATGTATCCCTATGCTCTGTGAAAATAACCAGCTTCTGATGGGAAGAAAATACGGGACGGTGGACTTCTCCCTCTGAGGGGTTGTTGACAGGGGTAAATATCTCCCCGAGTAGACTCGCCAATTCTATCCACTTCTTATCCTCCCCAGTGTGCAGAAGACCCATCGCCAGATTTTCTAAACGTTTGAGCGTCTGAATTTCTTTTTGTAACTCATTAATATTACGCGCCGCCGTGGCCAGGTCCAGAATTTCCGCTTCTGCGTGCTGAACTTCGTTATCTCCTGCTTCTTCGAGGTCTTCCATATCTTCTGTGTCGAGGATTGCGTTGGTAAGCGTTGAAGTCAGATCAGCCCCGCGTTGCAGTAATTCCAACTCTCTCCGTCTATTTTCAAGTCGCTCTCGACGACGCCGTAGAGACTGGTAAATAGCCTCAGGAGAAGAAGCTAAACGACGCTGCAAGATAGTAAGAGCAAAGCCCACGGTACCCGCACGCTTGTCATTTTGCAGTTTTGCCGCGCGATCGAATTCCTCACGAACGTATTTGGTCATCTCTTCGTAAAGATAGGCTTCAGCATCGGATAATTTATAAGGGACGGTATAGGCGACTCGCTCCGGGAAAAGGGGGGTAGCGTCGAATTTGAGCAGATTTTCCTTGACCATTCTGCGCATTAAATCCGAGACATCCGCTTTATGTACGCCGTCTCGAAATCGCCCCTCAAAGCGATCGCCATCGAGTAACGCCATAAACAACTGAAAGTCTTCCTCTTTGCCATTGTGTGGGGTAGCGGTCATCAGCAGAAAATGGCGCGTGATCGTCGAGAGGAGTTGTCCCAATCTATAGCGTTTGGTGTATCTAATCTCCCCACCGAAGAAAGTAGCTGACATTTTATGAGCTTCGTCACACACCACTAAATCCCAGCGACAGTCGGGGGTTTTTAGTTTTTCTTGTACATCCTCACTTCTGGAAAGCTTATCCAATCGCGCGATCACTAGATTTGTCTCTAGAAACCAGTTGCCCGTACGCGCCGCTTCTAATTTATCATTAGTGAGGATCTCAAAAGGTAGATTAAATCTTCTATACAGCTCATCTTGCCACTGCTCCGCTAAACTCCCAGGACATACCACCAAACATCGTTGTAAGTCACCACGGGCGATCAATTCTTTGATTAATAGTCCAGCCATAATCGTTTTACCCGCACCCGGATCATCAGCCAAAAGAAAACGCAGGGGTTGGCGCGATAGCATCTCCTCGTATACCGCTGTTATCTGGTGCGGTAATGGCTCTACCAGGGAGCTGTGGACGGCTAGAATTGGATCGAATAGGTGAGCGAGACGAATGCGATGAGCTTCCGACACCAGACGAAATAGGCGCCCATCTCCATCAAGACTCCAGGGTCTCCCCTGCTCCACTACTTCAATACGTATCTCATCGTCGCGACACAGTAATTCATTGCCAACTCTACCTGAGGGTGTTTTATAGGTGAGTTCTAACGCATCAGGGTTAAACCAGTTTACTGTTACTACTGTTACTAGGGAATCGGGTAAAATTCCTTTGAGGGCGATCTTGGGCTGAAGGTCTTCTAATCTAGCCATTATCCATAAATGTATAGCGCACTCGCGGAGGGGGAAGGGGGAAGGGGAAAGGGGAAAGGGGAAGGGTTTACACTTTAATTCCTACTGCTATAAATCAGGAAAAACTGCTTGAACCGCAGGGTGAATTAGAGCGTGATTATGCACATTGAGACCTTGATTTAGAGCAGCATCGGATTCTAGAGCGAGTAAACCCTGATTAGCCAATTTAATCACGTAGGGAAGTGTACTATTATTGAGGGCTTGAGTAGCGGTCCAGGGTACGGCTCCAGGCATATTAGGCACTCCAAAATGAATTACTCCTTCTTCTACGTAGGTGGGGTGAGTATGAGAGGTTGGGCGTAGAGTGTCAATACAACCACCTTGATCTACAGCGACGTCAATAATCACCGAACCTGGACGCATTTGTTTAACGAGATCGCGATTAACTAAAATAGGCGCACGACGTCCGAGAATTAAAACCGCTCCAATTAGTAAATCTGCTTGAGGTACAATCGCTTCAACTTGACTAGAACTACTGTAGAGTAATTCCACTCTAGAACCGAAGAGAGTTTCTAGATAGGCGAGGCGATCGACGTTAATATCTAAAATTGCGACTTTTGCACCCATACCCACGGCGATTTTAGCAGCTTCTGTCCCTACCACACCACCGCCTAAAATCACCACTTGACCTGGACGTACACCGGGAGAACCCCCTAACAGAACACCACTACCTCCCTGTTGTTTTTCCAGATACCTAGCGCCAAATTGTACCGACAGTCGCCCAGCGATCACACTCATAGGGGTAAGTAGAGGTAAGCGACCATCTTCTAAAACTACGGTTTCATAGGCGATCGCGGTAACGCCGGAATTAATTAAATTTTCCGTCAAGGCGCGCTCTGCGGCCAAGTGTAGATAGGTAAACAGGATTTGTCCTGGGCGTAGCCATTGATATTCTGAAGTTTGGGGTTCTTTGACTTTTACCACTAGTTCTCGTGACCAAATTTCTCTGTTTGAGACTATTTTGGCGCCAGATTTTTCATATTCTTGATCGCTGAAACCCGCGCCATCGCCTGCTTTAGTTTCCACATATACCTGATGTCTCTGTTCGGTGAGAACCCTGACGCTACTTGGTGTTAAGCCGACGCGGAACTCTTGGTCTTTAATTTCTTTGGGAACGCCTATTTCCATAATGTCAACGGGTAAATAATTTGAAGTAAGTTGATACAGCCAACTCTTTGAGGGGGAAAGTCAAAAAGGTCAAAGGATTAATAGTGACGATAATATTGCGGATATCTCGCTGGGCTAAATTAATGATTTGTTTAGCTACCCAGTCAGGAGACATAACGCCGATAGGATTAAGATTACTCTTGAATGGTCCTAGGATCAGCTTGCGGATAATACAGGGAGAGTCAAGACGACGTAAGGTAATGATATCCCCCAGTGTGCGTTTACTTAACTCGTAAAGGGGGCTAAAAGCTGGGTTCGCTTCAGCTTCTGAGGTATTAACCCAGACTTCTTTTCTGGCTTTGGCTGCGTTGGTGTTGACTGTGGTGAGAAATAATTCTAGCAATCGCCAAGCGGAAAGAGCATTCACTTCGTAGGATTGGGCGATCGCCTCTGGGTTTCTTTGACCGTGTACATTAATACCGTGGTTAATAATCAGAATATCTATAGCGGCTAGTTCTGATTTTAGCTGGTCTTCTTGACCTACTTGCCAGGTAATTGTCTTGACTTCGAGTGCTAGGGGTTGAGTTTGAGTAGTTAAGGCGATTACTTTAGCCCCATGGAGTTGAAGATGTTTGAGTAAACTTTGTCCTAGGGAACCAGAAGCGCCGGTGACAGCAATAGTTTTTCCTTTAAGAGAGAGGGCTGTTCCCATCAATTTATCTACTAAAGTGAATGTACCGCAATAATAAGCTTTTTGATTGTCGAAGTGATGACGCCAGTGATAGGGCTTATTGACGAACCAATTCCCCGGTAAGCTTTGAAAATCTCCGGGAAGATGGGTGATATCGGTGAGTTGATCGGCAAATGGTATCCCACTCCCCCGGGCGATCGCGCCGAATAAGAAGCTCAAACTATAAATACACCCAATCCATGCTACCCATCCTATTGAAGGTGAGATCATACTAGCTAGCCAAACTGGTATTAAACTCAAACAGGTCATCACTATAGATTCTGGTACGTCATTGTACCATTGTGCTTTGCGATAAATAGTCTCACTGAGCACCGATAAATCTGGACGAAAAACGCGATGATGCCAATGGTGTAGCCGATACAGGGGTTCCCAATAGTGGGCTATCAAGTGATAAATGTCTCTGACTAATTCTACCCAGAGAATCGCACCCACCGCGATCGCGATCGTACCGATACCGACTGTCAACATGATTATTAATAATTCTTACTAAACTGCTTATTATATTATCCTTAGGCAAAAAATTGCAAAATTAGGTAAAATACAGAAAAAGTCAGATAGTTAGTCTCTCTAACTATATTTTAACTACTAAATCAACTATGTCTGATAATTACTGGTCAGAAAAAGACGTTAACCAAGACATTGATCCCGTGGGTTCTCTTATATCAGAATGGACGGATCCAGAGAATTTAGAAGCAAAATTAAACAGTGTTTTTTTCGATGGCTTAGGGGGTAGAAGAAGAAAAGCCGCTCTGACAGTAATCATCGTATCTGGGGTAACTGTGGCTGCTCATTTGATTTCCTGGGGTTATTTGCTAATTCTCGGTTTGAGTGGACTATTATTGATTCGTCTTGGCAATTTAATTTTAGCTGAACCTGAGCCTCAACCCCAACCCCTAACATCAACCGATTTGCTCGCTGTTCCTTTTGTCTCTTTGTTAGTAGCAGCTAAAAATGAAGAAAAGGTCATCGGTAAATTAGTAGAAATGCTCTTAAAACTCGATTACCCCAGAGATAAATATGAGATTTGGGTCATTGATGATCATAGTAGCGATCGCACTGGTACAATCTTAGACCAACTCGCTTTAGAACATCCACAACTCAAAGTTCTACATCGCACTGCTGGCGCGGGAGGGGGCAAATCCGGTGCTCTCAATCAGGTATTACCCAGGTGTCAAGGAGACATTATAGGGGTATTTGACGCCGACGCTCAAGTTTCTCCCGATTTACTACTCTACGTTTTACCCCTGTTTCAAACAGAAACCATCGGCGCGGTACAAGTCCGCAAGGCAATTACTAACGCTGACACCAACTTCTGGACTAAGGGGCAAGAAGTGGAAATGGCTCTAGATAGCTACTTACAGCAACAACGTATAGCTATCGGTGGTATGGGAGAATTGCGTGGAAATGGTCAATTTGTGCGTCGTTCGGCTTTAGAAGCTTGTGGTGGTTGGAACGAAGAAACGATCACCGATGATTTAGATTTAACAATCCGCTTACACTTAGACCAATGGGAGATCGGCTTTTTACCCTATCCCGCGGTAGGGGAAGAGGGAGTGAGTTCAGCGATCGCTCTTTGGCACCAACGTAATCGCTGGGCAGAAGGCGGTTATCAACGCTATTTAGACTATTGGCGTTTTATAGCTAGCAAACGGCTCAGTTTAGCTAAAAAGCTCGATTTATTAC from Gloeocapsa sp. PCC 73106 encodes:
- a CDS encoding AAA-like domain-containing protein, with translation MRQSTGKHLSDIEMMVLYLAWEGKTYEEIAQQTGYTVDYINKDVGNKLWRKLSEILGEKVSKKNIREPLQRAFKTEDIAATFSLSRREFPFPEGAVPPDSCFYAERKAIESLCDEAVIKPGSLIRIKAPRLMGKTSLITRILARCSSQDYKVVYLDLGSVDRHIVASLEKLLRWLCLMVGRQLNLENRLGNYWDTEILGSNDNCTVYFEEYLLPGIDCPLVLGLDQVDRIFPHAGVIEDFLGMLRSWHEKGKVSSLWKQLRLVIAHSTECYVSLDINQSPFNAGVPVELLEFEAKQVKDLAMLHGLNWSDSEVEELMDMVGGHPYLVRLALYEVAAGKMTLQQQLLEASTEAGIYSDHLRRQLDILHHAPELAAALEKVVTSSEHVELDSMQIYKLYSMGLVKRKGNLVISRCRLYRDYFYRVL
- a CDS encoding helicase-related protein, producing the protein MARLEDLQPKIALKGILPDSLVTVVTVNWFNPDALELTYKTPSGRVGNELLCRDDEIRIEVVEQGRPWSLDGDGRLFRLVSEAHRIRLAHLFDPILAVHSSLVEPLPHQITAVYEEMLSRQPLRFLLADDPGAGKTIMAGLLIKELIARGDLQRCLVVCPGSLAEQWQDELYRRFNLPFEILTNDKLEAARTGNWFLETNLVIARLDKLSRSEDVQEKLKTPDCRWDLVVCDEAHKMSATFFGGEIRYTKRYRLGQLLSTITRHFLLMTATPHNGKEEDFQLFMALLDGDRFEGRFRDGVHKADVSDLMRRMVKENLLKFDATPLFPERVAYTVPYKLSDAEAYLYEEMTKYVREEFDRAAKLQNDKRAGTVGFALTILQRRLASSPEAIYQSLRRRRERLENRRRELELLQRGADLTSTLTNAILDTEDMEDLEEAGDNEVQHAEAEILDLATAARNINELQKEIQTLKRLENLAMGLLHTGEDKKWIELASLLGEIFTPVNNPSEGEVHRPVFSSHQKLVIFTEHRDTLNYLERRITTLLGTKTAVVHIHGAMRREDRLKSQEAFKYDPEVKILLATDAAGEGINLQRSHLMVNYDLPWNPNRLEQRFGRIHRIGQTEVCHLWNLVASETREGDVYLTLLEKLDDARKALGGQVFDVLGKIQFDGKPLRELLIEAIRYGEQPEVRSRLFQVVENAFDREQLQELVEECALAHDAMDASRVYQIREEMERAEARKLQPYYIESFFLEAFQGLGGVVKQREARCYEVTHVPSSIRGNSRTRSVSDPVQSRYQRISFEKSLVAIQGQPLAAFVYPGHPLLEATIALTLEPNRDLLRRGTILVDEQDLGFQPRMLFYLEHSVQDANFTSSGERRIISKRMLYVELDGTDKPRHLHYAPYLDYRPLTEDEPSVEDILSQPECSWIAGDLEQKAQNYAIATVVSEHIREVRSRKLQFIAKTEAAVKDRLTKEITYWDHRAEELKLQEQAGKVNARLNSGEARKRADAMHVRLEKRMDELRLERQISSLPPVVIGGMLVVPISLLARMMGKPFYSDSFETQESAARARSIVMEIERRLGYEPTDRENERLGYDIESRVPGTGKLRFIEVKGRVSGAEIITVTRNEILYSLNKPEDFILAIVEFHKDDTHSIYYVRRPFLREPDFGAHSVNYNFKDLIARGEKL
- the ald gene encoding alanine dehydrogenase — translated: MEIGVPKEIKDQEFRVGLTPSSVRVLTEQRHQVYVETKAGDGAGFSDQEYEKSGAKIVSNREIWSRELVVKVKEPQTSEYQWLRPGQILFTYLHLAAERALTENLINSGVTAIAYETVVLEDGRLPLLTPMSVIAGRLSVQFGARYLEKQQGGSGVLLGGSPGVRPGQVVILGGGVVGTEAAKIAVGMGAKVAILDINVDRLAYLETLFGSRVELLYSSSSQVEAIVPQADLLIGAVLILGRRAPILVNRDLVKQMRPGSVIIDVAVDQGGCIDTLRPTSHTHPTYVEEGVIHFGVPNMPGAVPWTATQALNNSTLPYVIKLANQGLLALESDAALNQGLNVHNHALIHPAVQAVFPDL
- a CDS encoding bifunctional sterol desaturase/short chain dehydrogenase, whose product is MLTVGIGTIAIAVGAILWVELVRDIYHLIAHYWEPLYRLHHWHHRVFRPDLSVLSETIYRKAQWYNDVPESIVMTCLSLIPVWLASMISPSIGWVAWIGCIYSLSFLFGAIARGSGIPFADQLTDITHLPGDFQSLPGNWFVNKPYHWRHHFDNQKAYYCGTFTLVDKLMGTALSLKGKTIAVTGASGSLGQSLLKHLQLHGAKVIALTTQTQPLALEVKTITWQVGQEDQLKSELAAIDILIINHGINVHGQRNPEAIAQSYEVNALSAWRLLELFLTTVNTNAAKARKEVWVNTSEAEANPAFSPLYELSKRTLGDIITLRRLDSPCIIRKLILGPFKSNLNPIGVMSPDWVAKQIINLAQRDIRNIIVTINPLTFLTFPLKELAVSTYFKLFTR
- a CDS encoding glycosyltransferase family 2 protein, whose amino-acid sequence is MSDNYWSEKDVNQDIDPVGSLISEWTDPENLEAKLNSVFFDGLGGRRRKAALTVIIVSGVTVAAHLISWGYLLILGLSGLLLIRLGNLILAEPEPQPQPLTSTDLLAVPFVSLLVAAKNEEKVIGKLVEMLLKLDYPRDKYEIWVIDDHSSDRTGTILDQLALEHPQLKVLHRTAGAGGGKSGALNQVLPRCQGDIIGVFDADAQVSPDLLLYVLPLFQTETIGAVQVRKAITNADTNFWTKGQEVEMALDSYLQQQRIAIGGMGELRGNGQFVRRSALEACGGWNEETITDDLDLTIRLHLDQWEIGFLPYPAVGEEGVSSAIALWHQRNRWAEGGYQRYLDYWRFIASKRLSLAKKLDLLLFFGFQYLLPTAAVPDLVMVMIRHRLPVLSPVSTVLVWISCWSMLWGLIRIRRQERSLKLSDLMTINWQILRGMIYMLHWLVVMPSTIVRMSVRQKRLKWVKTTHQGGLA